A window of the Archocentrus centrarchus isolate MPI-CPG fArcCen1 chromosome 17, fArcCen1, whole genome shotgun sequence genome harbors these coding sequences:
- the tyw3 gene encoding tRNA wybutosine-synthesizing protein 3 homolog isoform X2, with protein MEKSFIQWKKQCLNKLDLSKKGSVDEGIEHVVSLLNSCEEYFTTSSCSGRIILIDGAPESSDVQKQNCVWLFVSHQKCTSDDLMSALAGCCGDAVLKFEPFVLHLQCRRLEDAQLMAVRSTHGLEVPLSHDGKLLVQQEYIAFLTQVANQKMEENRRRIHRFYQNLQSALLTEKCQRLQIKDPLSLQQLQDPPHAEKTEKETEEEKEKEERKKTSVYKRRRKRERHQPDCSHGDGDSSVPDLDDCLDLFT; from the exons ATGGAGAAAAGCTTCATTCAGTGGAAGAAGCAGTGCCTGAACAAACTGGACCTGAGTAAGAAGGGCAGCGTGGATGAGGGCATCGAGCACGTCGTGTctctgctgaacagctgtgagGAGTACTTCACCACCAGCTCCTGCTCCGGGAGAATCATCCTGATCGACGGG GCTCCAGAGAGCAGCGACGTCCAGAAACAGAACTGTGTCTGGTTGTTTGTCTCACATCAGAAATGCACCTCAGATGACCTG aTGTCTGCCTTAGCAGGGTGCTGCGGTGATGCTGTGTTGAAGTTTGAGCCCTTTGTGCTCCACCTTCAGTGTAGGAGGCTGGAAGACGCACAGCTGATG GCAGTCCGTAGCACCCACGGCCTGGAGGTTCCTCTGAGCCATGATGGAAAGCTCCTCGTTCAGCAGGAATACATCGCCTTTTTAACACAGGTGGCCAATCAGAAGATGGAGGAGAACCGCAGACGGATACACAG GTTCTACCAGAACCTGCAGTCGGCCCTGTTAACAGAGAAATGCCAAAGACTCCAAATCAAAGATCCTCTTAGCTTACAGCAACTACAAGATCCTCCTCAtgcagaaaagacagaaaaggagacggaggaggagaaagaaaaggaggagagaaagaaaacaagtgtGTATAAACGGAGGCGGAAGAGGGAACGACATCAGCCAGACTGTTCCCATGGTGATGGCGACAGCAGCGTGCCAGACCTGGACGACTGTTTGGATCTGTTCACGTGA
- the tyw3 gene encoding tRNA wybutosine-synthesizing protein 3 homolog isoform X1 has protein sequence MEKSFIQWKKQCLNKLDLSKKGSVDEGIEHVVSLLNSCEEYFTTSSCSGRIILIDGAPESSDVQKQNCVWLFVSHQKCTSDDLMSALAGCCGDAVLKFEPFVLHLQCRRLEDAQLMHFVSINSGFRNSGVTVGKTGKIIMAVRSTHGLEVPLSHDGKLLVQQEYIAFLTQVANQKMEENRRRIHRFYQNLQSALLTEKCQRLQIKDPLSLQQLQDPPHAEKTEKETEEEKEKEERKKTSVYKRRRKRERHQPDCSHGDGDSSVPDLDDCLDLFT, from the exons ATGGAGAAAAGCTTCATTCAGTGGAAGAAGCAGTGCCTGAACAAACTGGACCTGAGTAAGAAGGGCAGCGTGGATGAGGGCATCGAGCACGTCGTGTctctgctgaacagctgtgagGAGTACTTCACCACCAGCTCCTGCTCCGGGAGAATCATCCTGATCGACGGG GCTCCAGAGAGCAGCGACGTCCAGAAACAGAACTGTGTCTGGTTGTTTGTCTCACATCAGAAATGCACCTCAGATGACCTG aTGTCTGCCTTAGCAGGGTGCTGCGGTGATGCTGTGTTGAAGTTTGAGCCCTTTGTGCTCCACCTTCAGTGTAGGAGGCTGGAAGACGCACAGCTGATG CACTTTGTATCCATCAACTCCGGCTTCAGGAACTCCGGCGTTACTGtgggaaaaacaggaaaaatcatCATG GCAGTCCGTAGCACCCACGGCCTGGAGGTTCCTCTGAGCCATGATGGAAAGCTCCTCGTTCAGCAGGAATACATCGCCTTTTTAACACAGGTGGCCAATCAGAAGATGGAGGAGAACCGCAGACGGATACACAG GTTCTACCAGAACCTGCAGTCGGCCCTGTTAACAGAGAAATGCCAAAGACTCCAAATCAAAGATCCTCTTAGCTTACAGCAACTACAAGATCCTCCTCAtgcagaaaagacagaaaaggagacggaggaggagaaagaaaaggaggagagaaagaaaacaagtgtGTATAAACGGAGGCGGAAGAGGGAACGACATCAGCCAGACTGTTCCCATGGTGATGGCGACAGCAGCGTGCCAGACCTGGACGACTGTTTGGATCTGTTCACGTGA